The proteins below are encoded in one region of Methanosarcina barkeri 3:
- a CDS encoding DUF3344 domain-containing protein, which produces MLLNSRKLSRFLLYFAGISIIFMYISPCLATYNFEGVPEQDELIETTSGTIKGGLYVDGGEGLKETPYVQEFNVPGDSVKWARMYVGVWGGTEDKKGTLDLTVNGEDFESVDLEGKADSGDDEGQNPSIYCTGHGVYWVAYDVGTNISTGPVNVEAKTEGGIDGRVYGIVLAAVYEDKDGEDTKYWIKEGNLNLHGKGWSGDMPSTHDEGYADFSGKIDADKYKTANLVVAYLCGSPGLEDSLYFNDEQLSDGDNKNDIANSKSYFDLKFFDVLDFLTEDDNEVKFQRDDEDYVHPVLAALTLGTGEAGSSSDLIVSGLTLPVICAGKDNVIKANIKNTGKDSASSFQAALYADDEIVSTASVSSLASDKNKTIEFNWKPASDGQKALKVYVDYANKIKETSEVNNFNAPVLAKIVDMTPPEIEIESPEDGGFVDAGEVTVSGTVEDTSRNLTVDVNGRKAMLSDGSWSAKVPMVSGSNIIAVSAVDKANNTAKELIVVNKKTSFLRDFNESSRSKNQSKISANETLHISWYKDLLQNKIYLFFKNLISNWWRRF; this is translated from the coding sequence ATGCTGTTAAATAGCAGGAAATTGAGTAGATTTTTACTGTATTTTGCAGGAATTTCAATTATTTTTATGTATATTTCTCCTTGCCTGGCAACTTACAATTTTGAAGGTGTCCCTGAACAGGATGAACTGATTGAAACGACATCAGGAACGATAAAAGGTGGACTTTACGTTGATGGAGGTGAAGGGCTTAAGGAAACTCCTTATGTGCAGGAATTTAATGTTCCTGGAGATTCCGTAAAATGGGCAAGGATGTATGTGGGAGTATGGGGTGGCACAGAAGATAAGAAAGGGACTCTGGATCTTACTGTCAATGGGGAAGATTTCGAAAGTGTAGACCTGGAAGGTAAAGCAGATAGCGGAGACGATGAAGGTCAGAATCCATCGATATATTGTACCGGACATGGAGTATACTGGGTAGCTTATGATGTAGGCACGAACATAAGTACCGGACCTGTAAATGTGGAAGCAAAAACTGAAGGGGGCATTGATGGCAGAGTATATGGTATAGTCCTTGCTGCTGTATATGAAGATAAAGACGGAGAAGATACAAAGTACTGGATAAAGGAAGGAAACCTGAATCTTCATGGCAAAGGATGGAGTGGAGATATGCCGTCAACGCATGATGAAGGATATGCCGACTTTTCTGGAAAGATAGATGCTGATAAATACAAAACCGCAAACCTTGTTGTAGCCTACCTATGCGGCAGCCCAGGACTTGAAGACTCATTATATTTTAACGATGAACAGCTTTCGGATGGGGATAATAAAAACGACATTGCAAATTCAAAAAGTTATTTTGACTTAAAATTTTTTGACGTACTGGACTTTCTTACCGAAGATGACAACGAAGTCAAGTTCCAGAGAGATGATGAAGATTACGTGCATCCTGTACTGGCTGCACTGACTTTGGGCACGGGAGAAGCTGGAAGCTCTTCTGACCTCATAGTCTCTGGACTTACTTTACCTGTGATCTGCGCAGGTAAAGATAATGTAATTAAGGCAAATATTAAAAATACCGGAAAAGACTCAGCAAGTAGTTTTCAGGCGGCACTTTATGCTGACGATGAAATAGTATCCACTGCTTCCGTATCTTCTCTTGCTAGTGATAAAAATAAAACCATAGAGTTTAACTGGAAACCTGCCAGTGACGGACAGAAGGCTCTAAAAGTATACGTTGACTATGCCAACAAAATAAAAGAAACATCTGAGGTAAATAACTTCAATGCTCCTGTTCTTGCTAAGATTGTTGATATGACTCCACCTGAGATTGAAATAGAATCACCGGAAGACGGAGGCTTTGTAGATGCTGGAGAAGTAACAGTAAGTGGAACGGTTGAAGATACAAGTCGGAACCTAACAGTGGATGTGAACGGAAGGAAAGCTATGCTTTCGGACGGAAGCTGGAGCGCAAAGGTACCTATGGTTTCAGGCTCCAATATAATAGCTGTTTCTGCGGTAGACAAAGCAAATAACACTGCAAAAGAGCTTATTGTTGTCAACAAAAAAACTTCTTTCCTGCGTGACTTTAATGAATCCTCCAGGTCTAAGAATCAAAGTAAAATATCCGCTAACGAGACACTTCATATTTCCTGGTATAAAGACCTGTTACAAAATAAGATCTATCTATTCTTTAAAAATTTGATTTCCAATTGGTGGCGGCGATTTTGA